Part of the Meiothermus cerbereus DSM 11376 genome, GAATTTCGCACCAAGCGGTTACGCTTCGATCGCATCATTTCCAGCCCCCTCCAGCGGGCCAGAGCCGTAGCAGAGCTGATGAGCGAAGGGCTAGAGGTGCCGCTGGAGCTTGACCCCGACTGGATGGAGCAAGACAACGGAAAAATTGCCGGACTTTCCTACGAGGAAGGCGATCGGCTCTTCCCCAAGCCCGCTTTTCGCAACCCCTACACCAGACCGTTCGATGGCACCGGTGAAAGCGAGTGGGAAACCTACTGCCGCGCCGCTCGAGCCGTACAAAATCTGGTGAACCGGGGGGCGGGGTCGTACCTGGTGGTGGCTCATGGAAAAATTCTCAACTGCGCACTCTGGTCCATCTTCGGTATTCCCCCGCTGGGCAGTACGAGGGGCCTGCGGTTTTCCTTTGCCGACCTTGGCTACGCAGTACTGGAATACCAGCCTCAGCAACACCTATGGCACTTAGACAAGTTCGAAATGGGCTTCAACACCTTAGCGAACCCGCTCGAGGTAGCGCCACCCCAGCCCGGCTAGGCGCACCTGCCGTTGGTAAACCCGTCCCTCCACCGCATCGCGCCACTGGCCGGGGGGCAGCGGCATAAGAGCCTCTTCGCTACTGTTGTTGAAGGCCGCCAGCACCTCCCCCACCCCCGGCTCACCGCGCAGGAAGGCCATCAGGGCCTCCTCGCCCCGGTAGGTGCGGAAGAGCGGGCTCTGGAAAGCCTTGAGCTGGCCCTTCAGGCGGCCCAGCAAGCGGTAGTGCTGGAGCACCTCGGCGCGACACCGATCCCACTGAAGGGGGTAGCGGTATAGCTCGTTTACCGGCCACTGCCCCCGCTCGCCGGTAAACCCGCACTCCTCGCCCTGGAACACCACCGAGGCCCCCGGCAGGGCATAGAGCATAGCCGAAGCCAGCCGCAGCCGGGCCAGGGCCTCCGGGCTGGGAGTATCGCGCAGGCCGCCCCCGCCCAGCTCGGTCAGGACGCGCGGGGTATCGTGGGAGCCGATCAGGTTAAAGCCCATCGCCGCCACGGCCTCAGGATAGGTCGCATAAACCCGGGCCAGATCGGCCAGGGCCCGTCGCCCGTTCTGCAAAGGCCCACCGCGCGCAAAGCCCAGAATGCCCCCAAAGGCCGGCGGCGAGCCGCCGCGCCCCAGGGTGTAGTTCATCAGGGAGTCGAACTGGTCGCCCTGAAGGTACTCCGGGCGCAGGTCCCAGACCTCCCCCACCAGGTACACCTCGGGCTTTTGCGCCTTGAGTTCAGCCCGCCAGCGCCGCACGAACTCGGGCGAGATCTCGTTGGCCACATCCACCCGGATGCCATCGAAGCCAAAGTTGAGCCAGAACCGGGAGACCCGGATCAAATAGTCCTGCACCTCGGGGTTGGCGGTATTGAGTTTGGGCAGGCTGCCCAGGTCGGCCCAGCCCACATAGGCGCGGCCATCGCCGGGGGTAAAGGGCCACTGGCGGATGAAGTACCAGTTCCAGTAGCGCGACTCGCGGCCCTTCTTCACCACGTCCTGGAAGGCCCAGTGGCCTAGGCCAGTGTGGTTGGGCACAAAGTCGAAGATGACCCGGATGCCCTGGCGCCGGGCCTCGCTCAGCAGGCGCTTGAGGAGGGCGTTGTCGCCCAGGCGGGGGGCCACCCGCACGTAGTCGTGGGTGTCGTAGCCATGGGCCGAGCCTGAATCGAAGAGGGGGTTGAAGTAAATCAGGTTCACCCCCAGCGCGCGCAGGTGGGGCAGGCGCTGTAGCACCCCGGCTAAGTCGCCGCCGTAGTACTGCTGGCAGCAGTGGTAGTCACCGGGGGGATCGCTCCAGCGCGAGAGGTAGGGAGGTTTCCCGCTCCAGGTTTTGTCGAAACGGGCCTGGGAGGTCTTTAGGGCCAGGTGGTCGTTGCGGGGGTCGCCGTTCCAGAAGCGGTCGGGGAAGATCTGATAGCCCACCCGCCCCGCCACCCAGTCCACCGCGCTAAAGCGCTGGGCCGGAACCTGGTAGGGGCCAAAGGTCTGCGCTTGGCCTTCCTGGTCTACTACCTGCAGACGGTACTGCTGCGCGCTAAGCGGCAGGGTGCCCCGCCACATGGTTCCCTCGAGCGTGCGAAGCTGCAACAGCATGGGGTAGGGCCGGTCGGCCAGCAGGGTGGCGGAACGCACTTCTTCGCTCGTCCAGAAGCGCACCGAAAGCCGCCCGGCCACCTGCGAGAGGAAGCGGGGGTTGGCGGGGTCGTGCTCGAGCAGGGCTTTTTCCGGCTCCGGTGAGGCTTCAGCAGTCCGGCCCACCTCGCGCACCGCATTCTTGCCACCCTGACCGTCGTCCACGCAGCCCTCGGCCTCGGCATCCACCTGCGGCGTGCCAAAGGTTTCGTCTTCGCACATGTCTTTGGGCCACTGCCCATTGACCACAAACTTGTACTGCACCGGGCCTGGCGGCAGCTCTAGCGTTACCTGCCAGACCCCTTCCTCGGTCTTCTGCATGGGCAGCTCGGCCCAGTTGTTGAAGCTGCCCCGCAGGCTCACCGAGCGCACCTCGAGGCCATAGGGGGGGTCGTAGGTGAAGGTAACAGCCACCTTTTGTTGGGCCCATGCCAGGCTGAACAGCAGAAGCCCAAGCCACATCCAATGTCTTAGTGCATACATCCGCCACCTCCAGAACACTCGCGTTGCTTCATCCTGTGCTTTGGTGCGGGCTTGGGGCCACCGCGGTCTGCGGCCTGAGCACCATCCACACCACCCCCGCCAGCACCAGCCCCGCCCCCAGATACCCCAGCAGGCTGAAGCGCTCGCCCCACCACAGCCAGGCTGCAAAAGCCGCCACCACCGGCTCTATGGTCGCCACCACCGAGGCCCGGGTGGCCTCGAGGTGCCTGAGTCCGGCAAAGTACAGCGTCACGGCAAAAAAGGTGGAAGCCACCGTCAAAAAAGCGATGGCGGCCCAGGCCTCGGCATTTTTGGGAACAAAATCCACAAAAGGCAAGAGCCCCAGCGCCCCCACCGGAAGCGCATACAAAAACACCGTGGGGGTGGTGTATTTGCTCAGATAAAGTTTGCCAAACAGGTAGTAGGTGGCATAGGTCAGGGCCGAGAGCAGGCCCCAGAACACCGCAGCCAGGGTCACCCGGGCCCCACCCCCTTGCAGGCTCACCAGGGCCACCCCCAAAAGGGTCAGGGCCACCGCCAAAAGCTTATGGGCGTCCATGGGCTCGCGCAAAAACAGCCAGGAGAGCAGGGCCACTATAGCTGGGGCGGTATAGAGCAGCACCGCCGCCAAAGCTGCGCCCCCACTCTCGATGGCAAGCTGGTAGGCCCCATAAAAAAGCGAGATGCCCACCAGGCCAAAGCCCAGCACCGCCCCAGCATCGGCGCGCTCGAGGCGGATTTTTTGTATTAGAACGGCCTGGGCACCAAACAACACCGCACCCAAAGCCGCCCGCCAGAAGGCCACCTCGAGGGGGCCCACCCCCTGCTCAAAGGCAAATCGGGAGACCACCCCAAGGAGCCCCCACAAGCAGGCGGCGGCCAGCACATACAAATACCCGATCAAGGCTTACTCAACCGCGTGATTACGGCGACGGGCCATCCAGCTCCAGACCAGACCCAGGCCCAAAAACAAGCCCGAGCCAAACACCACCAGGTAGGTGATCCAGAGGCGGGGGTTCACATTGTAAAAGTCGCGGCTGCGCTGGGCCGTGAGGGCCACCAGGTAGTCGCGGATGGTGATGAAATTCATCGTGGCCAGGATAATGGCTACCAGGAGCAGAACCAGCCCCAGAATTAAGGAGATGCGACCCAAAACGCTCATGACCTAAGTTTACCGGATTTGGCGAGGGATTTGATATTGCTATACTTAGAGAATGACCAAGGCGCCCGAAACTCTCCCCCGCGACGAGCTGGTCTTCGACCTGATCCGCCAGGAAGAAGAGCGCCAGCGCAATGGCCTCGAGCTCATTGCCTCGGAAAACTTCACCTCGGCCCAGGTGCGCGAAGCGGTGGGCAGCGTGCTCACCAACAAGTACGCCGAGGGCTACCCCGGCAAGCGCTGGTACGGCGGCTGTGAGATTGTAGACCAGGTTGAAACCCTGGCCATCGAGCGGGCCAAACAGCTTTTTGGGGCGGCCTGGGCCAACGTGCAGCCCCATTCTGGCTCTAGCGCCAACATTGCGGTGTACGCCGCGCTGCTCAAACCCGGCGACACCGTCTTGGGCATGGATCTGTCGCACGGCGGCCACCTCACCCACGGCTCCCCGGTCAACTTCTCGGGCATCAACTACAGGTTTATTGGCTACAAGGTGCGCCAAGAAGACGAATTGCTGCACATGGAGGACGTGCGGGCTTTGGCCCTGGAGCACAAGCCCAGAATGATCATCTGTGGAGCCAGCGCCTACAGTCGCATCCTCGATTTTAAGGCCTTCCGCGAGATTGCCGACGAGGTGGGGGCCTACCTGATGGCCGACATCGCCCACATCGCGGGGCTGGTAGCGGCAGGACTGCACCCCTCGCCCCTGCCTTATGCCCACGTGGTCACCTCGACCACCCACAAGACCCTGCGCGGCCCACGCTCCGGCCTGATTTTATCGAACGACCTCGAGGTGGCCGCCATCCTGGATCGCTCCATCTTCCCCGGAACCCAGGGGGGGCCTTTGGAGCACGTTATCGCGGGCAAAGCAGTGGCTTTCTGGGAGGCTTTGCAGCCCTCCTTCAAAACTTACTCAGCCCAGATCATCAAAAACGCCCAGACCCTGGCTGCCGAGCTACAAAAGCGCGGCTACCGCATCGTTTCGGGCGGCACCGACAACCACCTTTTTGTGGTGGATCTGCGCCCCCAGGGCCTCAACGGCAGCAAGGCCACCCGGCTCTTAGACGCCGTCCACATCACCATCTCCAAAAGCACCCTGCCCTACGACAGCGAGAAAATCATCCACGGCGGCGGCATCCGCATCGGCACCCCGGCCATCACCACCCGCGGCATGACCGAGGAACACATGCCCCTCATCGCCGAGTTTATTGACCGGGCCCTGAAAGGCGATAACCCCGAAACGCTCAAGGCCGAGGTAAAAGCCTTTGCCTCGCAGTTTCCGCTCCCTTAGCCACACCTCGAGCAATCGAGCTGGCTCGAGGTGGGTCTCCAGCAAAACTTACCTTTGCTGAAAACCAAGCCAGGGCTATTGCAAGGGGTACACAAGCAACCCCAAGCGGGATACACTCGAGGTCGGACTATCGGAGGAAACCTATGATTCAAACCCCTTCCAAAAACCAGGCCCTGATCGAGCGGCGGCATAAGGTTGTCCCCAGAGGCGTTTCGCAAGTACACCCCATCGTGATAGAGCGCGCCGAGGGCGGGAAAATCTGGGACGTAGACGGCAACGAGTACCTGGACTGGTTCGGCGGCATCGGGGTGCTGAACGTCGGGCACAACCACCCCAAAGTGGTAGCAGCCGTGGAAAAACAACTGCGCCGCTACCTGCACACCTGCTTTCCCGGGGTGGCCTACGAGCCCTACATCGAGCTGGCCGAGCGAATCACAGCCACCGCGCCCATTGGCGGCGAGAAAAAGGCTTTCTTTATCAACACCGGCGTGGAAGCCACCGAGAACGCCATCAAGATTGCCCGGGCCTATACCAACCGGCCTGGGGTGATTGCCTTCCGGGGCAGCTTCCACGGGCGCACCCTGATGGGCATGACCCTCACCGGCAAGTCCAATCCCTACCGCCAGAACTTTGGCCCCTTTGCCCCCGAGGTCTACCACGCCCCCTACCCCAGCGAGTACCACGGGGTGGACACCCGCAAGGCCCTGGAGGGGCTGCACGAGGTCTTCGATACCCAGATCCAGCCCGAGCGGGTGGCCGCCATCATCATCGAGCCGCAGCTGGGCGAGGGCGGCTTCACCCCGGCCCCCAAGCCCTTCCTCAAAGCCCTGCGCAGCCTCACCCAGAAGCACGGCATCGTCTTCATTGACGATGAGGTGCAGACCGGCATTGGCCGCACTGGCAAATTCTGGGCCATCGAGCACGCCGAGGTGGAGCCCGACCTAATCTGCTTCGCCAAGAGCATCGGGGGCGGGATGCCCATCGGCGGGGTGCTGGGCAAGGCCGAGATCATGGACGCCCCCCTGGTGGGCGGGCTGGGCAGCACCTTCGGCGGCAATCCCCTCTCGTGTGCGGCGGCGCTGGCGGTGCTGGACATCTTCGAAGAGGAAAACCTGCTGGAAAAAGCCCAGAAGCTGGGGGAGGTTCTGCACGAAGGCTTCCGCCAGATTCAGGCCCGCTTCCCCCAGGTGGTGGGCGATGTGCGCGGCCTGGGGCCCATGATTGCCATGGAACTGGTCAAAGACCCCAGCTCCAAAAGCCCCGATGCCCAGCTCGCCAACCGCCTGCTGGAGATTGCCCGCGAGAAAGGTTTGCTGCTCTTTAAGGCCGGCATGCACGCCAACGTGATCCGCTGCCTGGTGCCGCTGGTGGTAAGCGAAGAGGAAGCCCGCAAGGGCCTGGCCATTCTGGAAGCGAGCCTCGAGCAGGCCCTGAGCGAAGCCAAATAGAGCGCTCTTCACAATTATTGAACCGCTCAAAACTTGATAGGAGTTACGCACTTGAGTGAGGATTTGGGGGGAAATAAGATTGATAAAATCGCGTACAGAACGGCATTTACCCGAATCCTAAGGTGCCTGCGTTTACAAGGTATAACGATTCCAGAAACAAGAAGCCCACAACGTCAATAAAACACGATTCCGACGGGCTGAAGTGAGGAGCCAACCCATGGTTTTGTCAACGTTCAACTGCGTAAGTCCTAACTTGATTGCTTTGCCCTGCACAGCACAGTTGCCTCCCATCCGGGAGGCAACGTCTTGTGAAAAGTGCGATAATTCTGGTTGTAGAAACAGCTTATACCAGATTCGGTTAGTTCGTCACCGAACGGTGACGAACTAACCCGACCGAAGGGAGTGCTCTAGGATTCAAAAAGATAGCCTCTTAGCGCTTTTTGTTTGAAGATTATCTTTTTGAATCCGGTATTACACGGCGTCAAGGCCTGAAATCTGGGGAGCCATACTGCAAAACCCGCAGTTTGCTGGGAGCATTCACATCCTCCAGGATTACAAACACCAGCTTGCCTGGCTGGCTGGCATAC contains:
- a CDS encoding alpha-amylase family glycosyl hydrolase — encoded protein: MYALRHWMWLGLLLFSLAWAQQKVAVTFTYDPPYGLEVRSVSLRGSFNNWAELPMQKTEEGVWQVTLELPPGPVQYKFVVNGQWPKDMCEDETFGTPQVDAEAEGCVDDGQGGKNAVREVGRTAEASPEPEKALLEHDPANPRFLSQVAGRLSVRFWTSEEVRSATLLADRPYPMLLQLRTLEGTMWRGTLPLSAQQYRLQVVDQEGQAQTFGPYQVPAQRFSAVDWVAGRVGYQIFPDRFWNGDPRNDHLALKTSQARFDKTWSGKPPYLSRWSDPPGDYHCCQQYYGGDLAGVLQRLPHLRALGVNLIYFNPLFDSGSAHGYDTHDYVRVAPRLGDNALLKRLLSEARRQGIRVIFDFVPNHTGLGHWAFQDVVKKGRESRYWNWYFIRQWPFTPGDGRAYVGWADLGSLPKLNTANPEVQDYLIRVSRFWLNFGFDGIRVDVANEISPEFVRRWRAELKAQKPEVYLVGEVWDLRPEYLQGDQFDSLMNYTLGRGGSPPAFGGILGFARGGPLQNGRRALADLARVYATYPEAVAAMGFNLIGSHDTPRVLTELGGGGLRDTPSPEALARLRLASAMLYALPGASVVFQGEECGFTGERGQWPVNELYRYPLQWDRCRAEVLQHYRLLGRLKGQLKAFQSPLFRTYRGEEALMAFLRGEPGVGEVLAAFNNSSEEALMPLPPGQWRDAVEGRVYQRQVRLAGLGWRYLERVR
- the glyA gene encoding serine hydroxymethyltransferase; translation: MTKAPETLPRDELVFDLIRQEEERQRNGLELIASENFTSAQVREAVGSVLTNKYAEGYPGKRWYGGCEIVDQVETLAIERAKQLFGAAWANVQPHSGSSANIAVYAALLKPGDTVLGMDLSHGGHLTHGSPVNFSGINYRFIGYKVRQEDELLHMEDVRALALEHKPRMIICGASAYSRILDFKAFREIADEVGAYLMADIAHIAGLVAAGLHPSPLPYAHVVTSTTHKTLRGPRSGLILSNDLEVAAILDRSIFPGTQGGPLEHVIAGKAVAFWEALQPSFKTYSAQIIKNAQTLAAELQKRGYRIVSGGTDNHLFVVDLRPQGLNGSKATRLLDAVHITISKSTLPYDSEKIIHGGGIRIGTPAITTRGMTEEHMPLIAEFIDRALKGDNPETLKAEVKAFASQFPLP
- the gabT gene encoding 4-aminobutyrate--2-oxoglutarate transaminase — its product is MIQTPSKNQALIERRHKVVPRGVSQVHPIVIERAEGGKIWDVDGNEYLDWFGGIGVLNVGHNHPKVVAAVEKQLRRYLHTCFPGVAYEPYIELAERITATAPIGGEKKAFFINTGVEATENAIKIARAYTNRPGVIAFRGSFHGRTLMGMTLTGKSNPYRQNFGPFAPEVYHAPYPSEYHGVDTRKALEGLHEVFDTQIQPERVAAIIIEPQLGEGGFTPAPKPFLKALRSLTQKHGIVFIDDEVQTGIGRTGKFWAIEHAEVEPDLICFAKSIGGGMPIGGVLGKAEIMDAPLVGGLGSTFGGNPLSCAAALAVLDIFEEENLLEKAQKLGEVLHEGFRQIQARFPQVVGDVRGLGPMIAMELVKDPSSKSPDAQLANRLLEIAREKGLLLFKAGMHANVIRCLVPLVVSEEEARKGLAILEASLEQALSEAK
- a CDS encoding histidine phosphatase family protein → MSRILVTLLRHGRSLADDLRVHEGRFDAPLTEVGRAQAQQRLEEFRTKRLRFDRIISSPLQRARAVAELMSEGLEVPLELDPDWMEQDNGKIAGLSYEEGDRLFPKPAFRNPYTRPFDGTGESEWETYCRAARAVQNLVNRGAGSYLVVAHGKILNCALWSIFGIPPLGSTRGLRFSFADLGYAVLEYQPQQHLWHLDKFEMGFNTLANPLEVAPPQPG
- a CDS encoding DMT family transporter, with the protein product MGYLYVLAAACLWGLLGVVSRFAFEQGVGPLEVAFWRAALGAVLFGAQAVLIQKIRLERADAGAVLGFGLVGISLFYGAYQLAIESGGAALAAVLLYTAPAIVALLSWLFLREPMDAHKLLAVALTLLGVALVSLQGGGARVTLAAVFWGLLSALTYATYYLFGKLYLSKYTTPTVFLYALPVGALGLLPFVDFVPKNAEAWAAIAFLTVASTFFAVTLYFAGLRHLEATRASVVATIEPVVAAFAAWLWWGERFSLLGYLGAGLVLAGVVWMVLRPQTAVAPSPHQSTG